Proteins from one Nyctibius grandis isolate bNycGra1 chromosome 2, bNycGra1.pri, whole genome shotgun sequence genomic window:
- the LOC137677567 gene encoding olfactory receptor 52B2-like: protein MPPFNLTSLTPATFVLAGIPGMEKLHIWISIPFCSMYLAALLGNAVVLFVIRTERSLHQPMYLFLSMLAIADLMLSTTTVPKMLALFWFSAGEISFGACLTQMFFLHFSFSAESVILLAMAFDRFVAICSPLRYAAVLTPSAVAKTGLVALLRSFCIILPCVFLLRRLPFCGHNVIPHTYCEHMGIARLACADISINILYGLAVPFAAIVVDVVLIAVSYVLILLALFRLPSRTARLKAFSTCGSHVCVILLFYIPAFFTVLTHRFGQEIPHHVHILLANLYVLFPPLLNPVVYSVRTQQIKKKVVKVFICPKKHLLQE from the coding sequence ATGCCACCGTTCAACCTCACCAGCTTGACGCCAGCAACGTTCGTCCTGGCTGGCATCCCAGGCATGGAGAAGCTGCACATCTGGATCTCGATCCCGTTCTGCTCCATGTATCTGGCTGCCCTGCTAGGAAACGCTGTCGTGTTGTTTGTCATAAGGACAGAGCGTAGCCTCCACCAGCCCATGTACCTCTTCCTGTCCATGCTGGCCATCGCCGACCTGATGCTGTCGACCACGACGGTGCCCAAGATGCTGGCTCTGTTCTGGTTCAGCGCGGGGGAGATTTCCTTCGGCGCCTGCCTCACCCAGATGTTCTTCCTGCACTTCAGCTTCTCGGCGGAGTCGGTCATCCTCCTGGCCATGGCGTTTGACCGGTTTGTCGCCATCTGTTCCCCGCTGCGCTACGCGGCCGTGCTGACCCCATCAGCCGTCGCCAAAACTGGGCTGGTGGCTTTGCTGAGAAGTTTCTGCATCATTTTGCCCTGTGTATTTCTCCTGAGAAGGCTGCCGTTCTGCGGGCACAACGTCATCCCACACACCTACTGCGAGCACATGGGCATCGCCCGGCTGGCCTGCGCCGACATCTCCATCAATATCTTGTATGGCCTCGCCGTGCCTTTCGCAGCAATAGTGGTGGATGTTGTGCTCATTGCTGTCTCCTACGTCTTAATTCTCCTGGCATTATTCAGACTCCCTTCCAGGACCGCCCGTCTTAAGGCTTTCAGCACCTGTGGCTCTCATGTCTGTGTTATATTACTTTTCTATATTCCtgcttttttcactgttttaacACACCGCTTTGGTCAGGAGATCCCCCACCACGTCCACATCCTCCTGGCCAACCTGTACGTGCTCTTCCCCCCGCTGCTGAACCCCGTGGTGTACAGCGTGCGGACACAACAGATAAAAAAGAAGGTTGTGAAAGTGTTCATCTGCCCCAAGAAACATTTGCTGCAAGAATGA